The following proteins are co-located in the Bacillus pumilus genome:
- a CDS encoding LysE family transporter codes for MILSMLIYAFVTSFTPGPNNIMAMVFTNKYGVKKTFRFCLGVGIGFFVILCLSCFFNIILYQVMPKIGWVMAFIGAGYMIYLAVKIMKSKGGDDETLDRYNDFIPGMLLQFINPKALLYGLTVISTFVLPNGQSSVQYILWTLILALIGFLGTFSWSLFGSLFKRFLTVYQRPFQFVMGLLLIYSAISMIWGYVM; via the coding sequence TTGATTCTTTCTATGTTGATCTATGCTTTTGTCACCAGCTTCACCCCCGGGCCAAACAACATCATGGCCATGGTCTTTACGAATAAATATGGGGTCAAGAAAACATTTCGATTTTGTTTAGGTGTTGGTATCGGGTTTTTCGTCATTTTGTGTTTGAGTTGTTTCTTCAATATCATTCTATATCAAGTCATGCCGAAAATAGGCTGGGTCATGGCTTTCATCGGAGCTGGGTACATGATCTATTTAGCTGTCAAAATCATGAAAAGTAAAGGCGGCGATGACGAAACACTTGACCGCTATAATGATTTTATCCCAGGCATGCTGCTGCAATTTATCAACCCGAAAGCGCTTTTGTATGGGTTAACGGTGATTTCAACATTTGTTTTGCCAAATGGACAGTCCAGCGTGCAGTACATATTATGGACGCTGATTCTTGCACTCATTGGATTTTTAGGCACGTTCAGCTGGAGTCTGTTCGGCTCTTTATTCAAGCGTTTTTTGACTGTTTATCAGCGGCCGTTCCAGTTTGTCATGGGGCTGCTCCTGATATACAGTGCTATTTCGATGATATGGGGCTATGTCATGTAA
- a CDS encoding TetR/AcrR family transcriptional regulator, protein MKDRRTIKTKKAIRESFLELLKEKEVQQITVSELSRKADLGRGTFYLHYHDVFDLYEQLEKELFDQLGGLYDETFPSQNPLDMLSFLNKTTEYLKENQYMLTLFVKPNGPTTNQFKAFFKGKIMKEWQLDQRHITENEQIEASFVVSGVVGVLEEWIHEGMTVDAGKLAHKLYELLVKVEQES, encoded by the coding sequence ATGAAGGATAGACGAACAATCAAAACAAAAAAGGCGATCAGGGAAAGCTTTCTTGAGCTTTTAAAGGAAAAAGAGGTGCAGCAGATTACAGTATCAGAGCTATCAAGAAAAGCGGATTTAGGGCGAGGTACCTTTTATTTGCATTATCATGATGTGTTTGATTTATATGAACAGCTTGAGAAAGAACTATTCGATCAGCTTGGCGGATTATATGATGAAACCTTTCCCAGTCAGAACCCGCTTGATATGCTTTCCTTTTTAAACAAAACCACAGAGTATTTGAAAGAGAATCAATATATGCTGACGTTATTTGTTAAACCCAATGGTCCAACGACGAATCAATTTAAAGCGTTTTTTAAAGGAAAAATCATGAAAGAGTGGCAGCTTGACCAGCGTCATATTACGGAGAATGAACAGATTGAGGCCTCTTTTGTCGTGTCTGGTGTCGTTGGTGTACTTGAAGAATGGATTCATGAAGGCATGACAGTCGATGCCGGCAAGCTCGCACACAAATTGTACGAGCTTCTCGTCAAGGTAGAACAGGAATCGTAA
- a CDS encoding TetR/AcrR family transcriptional regulator — MTSAQSGAGKSEKTKQKIVTASRDLFAKKGYSETSVRDILEAAEISKGNLYHHFKGKEFLFLHIMEEDHRLMMETWHEEKQTLHRAIDKLTGFAELLSQMGINYPLMRASEEFCASAFTSDEVMERLNKIDVDFDDVMRDILLEGNEDGSWSIQHVESKVKILLSVFYGLDVLYKNDTMKQKKELQKEAISLFIHGINHHE; from the coding sequence ATGACAAGTGCACAAAGCGGGGCTGGAAAGAGTGAGAAGACGAAGCAAAAAATTGTCACCGCTTCACGTGATTTATTTGCGAAAAAAGGATATTCAGAAACATCCGTGCGAGATATTTTAGAGGCTGCTGAGATTAGTAAAGGCAATCTCTATCATCATTTTAAAGGAAAAGAGTTTTTGTTCCTTCATATCATGGAAGAGGATCATCGCTTGATGATGGAGACGTGGCATGAGGAGAAACAAACGCTGCATCGAGCCATAGATAAGCTCACAGGATTTGCAGAGCTGCTGAGTCAAATGGGGATTAACTATCCTTTAATGAGAGCAAGCGAGGAATTTTGTGCAAGTGCATTTACATCAGATGAAGTCATGGAACGGCTGAATAAAATTGATGTGGACTTTGATGATGTGATGAGAGATATCTTGCTTGAAGGAAACGAAGATGGCAGCTGGTCGATCCAGCATGTCGAGTCAAAAGTCAAAATATTACTTTCCGTTTTTTACGGATTAGATGTGTTATATAAGAATGACACGATGAAGCAGAAAAAAGAGTTACAAAAAGAGGCGATCTCATTGTTTATTCACGGAATCAACCATCATGAGTAA
- a CDS encoding alpha/beta fold hydrolase gives MDVIHLKDGRRMGLIEYGDLEGFPVFFFHGTPGSRVMFLDDDPISKELGVRLICIDRPGFGLSTPQPDRTILDWAKDVLEVADHLDIHHFSVMGVSGGGAFAAGCAYQLPNRILSAALISSTTPFQDGRPPKSMLKENKLAFFLSKRFPWLLKASYRAQKKLIENKPEKFKKLTKNGNKHLHPWDRQFLQTDEQLELMMMHLHEATRQSVDECIHEPDLLSRPWAFNMKDIQIPVDVWHGKEDTMAPFEEIEKIAPTIPNAKTYYIDQAGHFLTDVDDIWRDILLSLKTRAEHHHQEHASNKTL, from the coding sequence ATGGACGTTATTCATTTGAAAGATGGACGCAGAATGGGTTTGATTGAATACGGTGATCTTGAAGGATTTCCAGTATTCTTTTTTCACGGAACACCTGGATCAAGAGTCATGTTTTTAGATGATGACCCAATCTCCAAAGAGCTTGGTGTACGTCTCATCTGTATAGACAGACCTGGATTTGGCTTATCTACCCCTCAACCTGACCGTACAATTTTAGACTGGGCAAAAGACGTGCTGGAAGTGGCAGACCATCTAGACATACACCATTTTTCAGTCATGGGTGTATCTGGAGGGGGCGCATTCGCTGCTGGTTGTGCCTATCAATTGCCCAATCGTATCCTTTCAGCCGCTCTGATCTCAAGTACAACTCCTTTTCAGGACGGAAGACCGCCTAAAAGTATGCTGAAAGAGAACAAATTAGCCTTTTTCCTTAGTAAAAGATTCCCTTGGCTCTTAAAAGCAAGCTATCGTGCACAGAAAAAACTGATTGAGAACAAACCAGAGAAATTTAAGAAGCTCACCAAGAATGGGAACAAACATTTACATCCTTGGGATCGTCAATTCCTTCAAACCGATGAGCAGCTCGAGCTGATGATGATGCATTTACACGAAGCCACTCGTCAATCGGTTGATGAATGTATTCATGAACCAGATTTACTCTCGCGTCCGTGGGCGTTCAATATGAAAGATATACAAATCCCTGTTGATGTATGGCATGGAAAAGAAGATACGATGGCTCCATTTGAAGAAATAGAAAAAATTGCTCCAACCATTCCAAACGCCAAAACATATTATATAGATCAAGCGGGACATTTTCTCACTGATGTAGACGATATTTGGCGAGATATTTTACTCTCTTTAAAAACGCGTGCTGAACATCATCATCAGGAACACGCATCAAACAAGACCCTATAA
- a CDS encoding dihydrofolate reductase family protein, whose product MSEKRKLLFYGAMSIDGYLAREDHRLDWLIGTEGEEETRYDDFYASVDTLIMGRKTYEQVLKLSPDEFPYEEKTCYIVSRTLQDSHKGTHIIREDLLSFITSLKNEKGQHIWIVGGGELLQPLLKARLVDELFLQIVPVMIGKGIPLFLPTDQESRFSLQEVQQYQQIAEMHFVLNEDRKDH is encoded by the coding sequence TTGAGTGAAAAAAGGAAGCTGCTTTTTTATGGGGCGATGAGTATCGATGGTTATTTAGCGAGGGAGGATCACCGTCTCGATTGGCTAATCGGAACAGAGGGCGAAGAGGAAACGAGATATGATGACTTTTATGCGTCAGTCGATACGCTCATCATGGGGCGTAAGACATATGAGCAGGTTCTTAAGCTCTCACCTGATGAATTTCCTTATGAAGAAAAGACCTGCTATATCGTTTCACGCACTTTACAAGATAGTCATAAAGGAACACACATCATTCGCGAAGATCTCTTATCATTTATCACAAGTTTAAAAAATGAAAAAGGCCAACATATCTGGATTGTAGGCGGCGGGGAACTGCTTCAGCCTTTATTAAAAGCAAGATTGGTCGATGAGCTTTTTCTTCAAATCGTACCTGTCATGATTGGAAAAGGAATTCCTCTTTTCCTTCCAACGGATCAGGAATCTAGATTTTCATTACAAGAAGTACAACAATATCAACAAATTGCTGAAATGCATTTTGTCTTAAATGAAGATCGAAAAGACCACTGA
- a CDS encoding VOC family protein, translating into MIRRLDHIVLTVQHIEETIRFYTNVLGMKEETFREGRKALRFGLQKINLHEDGHEFEPKAAHPLPGSADLCFITDLDMDSLLLHLRKQVVPIEEGPVRRTGTLGPIESVYIRDPDMNLIEISRYIEEGEQS; encoded by the coding sequence ATGATACGACGACTTGATCATATCGTGTTGACTGTACAACATATAGAGGAAACCATTCGCTTTTATACAAACGTATTAGGGATGAAAGAAGAGACTTTTAGAGAAGGCCGTAAAGCTCTTCGTTTTGGTTTACAAAAGATCAACCTTCATGAAGACGGTCATGAATTCGAACCAAAAGCTGCTCATCCCCTTCCTGGATCTGCTGATTTATGCTTTATCACCGATTTAGATATGGACAGTTTGCTGCTGCACCTTCGAAAGCAGGTCGTTCCAATCGAAGAGGGGCCAGTCAGGCGCACTGGTACATTAGGTCCAATTGAATCCGTTTATATCCGTGATCCTGATATGAATTTAATTGAAATCTCTCGATATATAGAGGAGGGTGAACAGTCATGA
- a CDS encoding MarR family winged helix-turn-helix transcriptional regulator — MDEEIIHYSKKIIEYSNALGSIYVEEYKRFLKNEYADLTSKQELTLELLRTKTRTINELADYFSISASAASQLVSKLEQLGYVKREINPHNRREIIVDFAQKGLDYHKNTEEIQLHLIQKYYAKLPKEDLKTLLSLYEKIYKIAKEAP; from the coding sequence TTGGATGAAGAGATCATTCATTACAGTAAAAAAATCATTGAGTACTCGAATGCACTAGGCTCTATTTACGTAGAAGAGTATAAACGATTCTTAAAAAATGAATATGCAGATTTAACAAGCAAACAAGAGCTGACACTTGAATTATTACGGACAAAAACGAGAACAATCAATGAATTAGCTGATTACTTTTCGATCTCTGCTAGTGCAGCTAGCCAGCTCGTATCAAAGCTTGAACAGCTTGGCTATGTCAAACGAGAAATTAATCCACATAACCGAAGAGAAATCATTGTTGATTTTGCTCAAAAGGGCCTTGATTATCACAAGAATACGGAAGAAATACAATTGCACCTTATTCAAAAATACTATGCGAAGCTTCCAAAAGAAGATTTAAAAACATTATTATCTCTATACGAAAAAATCTATAAGATTGCAAAAGAAGCGCCTTAA
- a CDS encoding helix-turn-helix domain-containing protein — MEDVQSIISKNVRQLRDQKKLSLEKMAELTGVSKTMIGQIERGESTPTITTLWKIANGLKVSFSELIYAPQPEIKVVRKEDGQVLTEDDGRYRVYTTFPFDDRGKFEVYQVEIDPGGSLRANEHIGGTEELITVFEGALDVSIGDEQYILKAGDSIRFKADRAHEYKQSGEQMVRMQMILYYPH, encoded by the coding sequence ATGGAAGACGTACAATCGATTATTTCTAAAAATGTGAGGCAGCTTAGAGATCAAAAAAAGTTAAGCCTCGAAAAGATGGCAGAATTAACTGGTGTGAGCAAAACAATGATTGGACAAATCGAAAGAGGAGAATCAACACCTACCATCACAACTTTGTGGAAAATCGCCAATGGATTAAAGGTGTCTTTTAGTGAGCTCATCTACGCACCGCAGCCTGAAATCAAGGTGGTACGTAAAGAGGATGGACAGGTTTTAACTGAGGACGATGGAAGATATCGTGTGTATACGACTTTTCCCTTTGATGATCGGGGGAAATTCGAAGTGTACCAGGTAGAAATTGATCCTGGCGGGTCGTTACGTGCGAATGAACACATTGGAGGAACAGAGGAATTGATCACCGTTTTTGAGGGAGCGCTTGATGTATCTATCGGTGACGAACAATACATATTAAAAGCTGGCGACTCAATTCGCTTTAAAGCTGACCGTGCCCATGAGTATAAGCAATCAGGAGAACAGATGGTACGGATGCAAATGATTCTTTATTATCCCCATTAA
- a CDS encoding nitroreductase family protein: MTLSFDTLVRERRSASNFLPNISISREELNSIFEEVKMAPSAFNLQHTQYVVVQTEGLKEQVREAAFGQYKVHSASAAIIVLGDPNAYEQAGNIYEGLKMLGIVNAQQYEEMVRETMSFYEQRGADFQKEEAVRNASLSAMLFMLAAKNKGWDTCPMIGFDPEAMKKVLNIESDLVPVLMITLGKEKVESRQARGYRKPVSEFVTYL, encoded by the coding sequence ATGACACTCAGCTTTGATACATTGGTACGTGAAAGACGATCAGCATCAAATTTTTTGCCGAATATCTCGATTTCGAGAGAAGAGCTTAACAGCATATTCGAAGAGGTCAAGATGGCACCATCTGCTTTTAACTTACAGCATACACAATATGTCGTCGTCCAAACAGAAGGTCTCAAAGAACAAGTAAGAGAAGCCGCATTTGGACAATATAAAGTGCATTCCGCTTCAGCAGCTATCATTGTGCTGGGAGACCCGAACGCTTATGAGCAAGCAGGAAACATATATGAAGGCTTAAAAATGCTTGGCATTGTAAACGCACAGCAATATGAAGAAATGGTTAGAGAGACGATGAGCTTTTATGAGCAGAGAGGGGCGGATTTTCAGAAGGAAGAGGCGGTCCGCAATGCTTCATTATCTGCCATGCTGTTTATGCTCGCCGCCAAAAACAAAGGCTGGGATACCTGCCCGATGATTGGTTTTGACCCTGAAGCAATGAAAAAGGTTCTGAACATCGAGTCGGATTTGGTTCCTGTGTTAATGATCACACTCGGAAAAGAAAAAGTAGAAAGCAGACAAGCGAGAGGCTACCGAAAGCCTGTCTCTGAATTTGTGACATATTTATAA
- a CDS encoding YesK-like family protein — MFWLQTAIFTILVLCLSWWVGKRRRYPNAGLILPICITLFGLILLISSFFIGRWEGIALSISSVSIILASMICLIIVTGIQFFKKR; from the coding sequence ATGTTCTGGCTGCAAACCGCCATTTTTACAATCCTTGTGCTTTGTCTCTCGTGGTGGGTAGGAAAAAGACGCAGATACCCAAATGCTGGGCTGATTCTTCCTATATGTATCACCCTGTTTGGATTGATCTTATTGATCAGTAGTTTCTTCATTGGCAGATGGGAAGGGATAGCGCTCAGTATATCAAGCGTCTCTATTATTCTAGCTTCAATGATTTGTTTGATCATTGTCACAGGGATTCAATTTTTTAAAAAAAGATGA
- a CDS encoding MFS transporter — MQKPIREQKAVLIILLSNIFIAFLGIGLIIPVMPLFMNVMHLTGSTMGYLVAAFAVAQLIASPIAGRWVDRYGRKIMIVSGLFLFALSELVFGLGTHVYVLYFARVLGGISAAFIMPAVTAYVADITTVQERSKAMGYVSAAISTGFIIGPGIGGFIAEYGVRLPFFFAAGIAFIAVISSMLMLKEPLTKEERAKQMEQVTESTFFKDLKKSIHPRYLIAFIIVFVLAFGLSAYETVFSLFTNHKFGFGPKDIAIIITVSSIVAVIIQVLVFGKLVNALGEKRVIQLCLIVGAILAFVSTVVSGFMVVLIVTCVIFLAFDLLRPALTTFLSKIAGNQQGFVAGMNSTYTSLGTIFGPALGGILFDQNIHFPFLFAGVVLFLGLGLTLIWKGNAAEEAAAE, encoded by the coding sequence ATGCAAAAACCGATTCGTGAGCAAAAAGCTGTACTCATTATTTTATTAAGTAATATATTTATTGCGTTTTTAGGCATCGGCCTCATTATTCCTGTCATGCCGCTATTTATGAATGTGATGCACCTAACAGGCAGTACGATGGGATACCTTGTGGCTGCGTTTGCTGTTGCTCAGCTCATTGCATCACCTATTGCAGGAAGATGGGTAGACCGCTACGGTAGAAAGATTATGATTGTGTCAGGGCTGTTTCTATTCGCTTTATCAGAACTCGTCTTTGGCTTAGGGACACATGTGTATGTTCTTTACTTTGCGAGGGTTCTAGGCGGCATTAGTGCGGCGTTTATCATGCCGGCTGTCACCGCCTATGTCGCAGATATCACGACCGTTCAAGAAAGATCAAAGGCGATGGGATATGTATCTGCGGCCATTAGTACCGGCTTCATCATTGGACCGGGAATTGGCGGGTTTATTGCAGAATACGGCGTTCGTCTGCCATTTTTCTTTGCAGCAGGTATTGCGTTTATTGCCGTCATTTCGTCTATGTTGATGCTGAAGGAGCCATTAACAAAAGAAGAGCGAGCGAAGCAAATGGAACAAGTAACGGAATCTACCTTCTTTAAAGATTTGAAAAAATCCATTCACCCAAGATATCTCATCGCCTTCATCATTGTGTTTGTGCTGGCGTTTGGACTATCCGCATACGAAACGGTCTTTAGCTTGTTTACAAATCATAAGTTTGGTTTTGGACCGAAAGATATTGCGATTATCATTACCGTCAGCTCGATTGTGGCGGTCATCATCCAAGTGCTTGTCTTCGGTAAATTGGTGAATGCTCTTGGGGAAAAAAGAGTCATCCAGTTATGCTTAATCGTCGGGGCGATCTTAGCTTTCGTGTCGACTGTCGTTTCAGGGTTTATGGTCGTACTAATCGTCACGTGTGTCATTTTCCTTGCGTTTGATTTATTACGGCCAGCATTAACGACATTCTTATCTAAAATCGCTGGCAATCAGCAAGGGTTTGTCGCAGGGATGAACTCCACTTACACAAGCCTTGGCACGATTTTCGGACCAGCGCTTGGCGGCATTCTATTCGATCAAAATATTCATTTCCCATTTTTATTCGCAGGTGTTGTCTTATTTCTTGGATTAGGCTTAACCCTTATTTGGAAGGGGAACGCAGCGGAAGAGGCAGCCGCAGAATAA
- a CDS encoding GNAT family N-acetyltransferase gives MTRLFLRPIEEHDYPGIQRGCQHKETLYMTGTRKTFTLEEIQSAYTRFLQDDSRRDFAICLLDTKEMIGDAAIVDIDPMNRTASFRIALHGPEHFQKGYGTEAVRMVQAFAFDTLELNRLELEVFSHNPRAFRSYEKAGFQYEGKRRQALYFNGTYSDVIIMGILREEYDQINNGDTPA, from the coding sequence ATGACTCGTTTATTTTTGAGACCGATTGAAGAGCACGATTATCCCGGTATTCAAAGAGGATGCCAGCATAAAGAAACACTTTATATGACTGGCACACGCAAAACGTTCACACTAGAAGAAATTCAATCAGCCTATACCCGCTTTCTGCAGGATGACAGCAGACGAGATTTCGCTATTTGTCTGCTTGACACGAAAGAAATGATTGGGGATGCGGCGATTGTGGATATTGACCCGATGAACCGTACTGCAAGCTTTCGGATTGCACTTCATGGCCCAGAACATTTTCAAAAAGGCTATGGCACTGAGGCTGTTCGGATGGTACAAGCATTCGCCTTTGACACATTAGAACTCAACCGTCTTGAGCTTGAAGTCTTTTCTCATAATCCAAGAGCTTTTCGCAGCTATGAGAAAGCCGGATTTCAATATGAAGGAAAAAGACGTCAAGCGCTCTATTTCAATGGTACTTATTCAGATGTCATCATCATGGGCATTCTGCGTGAAGAATACGATCAAATCAACAATGGAGATACCCCTGCTTAA
- a CDS encoding MarR family winged helix-turn-helix transcriptional regulator, with protein MVQHEHELDLRLFRVWLKAYQALFTNIQKDIERYDIGFENFQILELLYSKGPHPVQKISDILSIPSGSITYVVNKLEKQELVKRQCAPSDKRVFHVRLTNKGKQLFDDIFPKHTDVISQNLSFIEKEEKEQLIELLKKIGLGAEQLREKEKQDDTQL; from the coding sequence ATGGTGCAGCATGAACATGAATTAGATTTAAGGCTATTCCGCGTGTGGTTGAAAGCCTATCAAGCCCTTTTTACAAATATTCAAAAAGACATTGAACGTTATGATATCGGTTTTGAAAATTTTCAGATCCTTGAATTGCTCTATAGTAAGGGGCCGCATCCCGTCCAAAAAATTAGTGACATTTTATCAATCCCAAGTGGAAGTATTACATATGTCGTGAACAAGCTAGAAAAACAAGAACTGGTTAAAAGGCAATGTGCGCCATCTGATAAGCGTGTATTCCATGTGCGGCTTACGAATAAAGGAAAGCAATTGTTTGACGACATTTTTCCTAAACATACAGATGTCATTTCACAAAACCTGTCCTTTATTGAAAAAGAAGAAAAAGAGCAGCTCATCGAATTGCTAAAGAAAATTGGTTTAGGTGCAGAACAACTTCGCGAAAAGGAGAAACAAGATGACACTCAGCTTTGA
- a CDS encoding LLM class flavin-dependent oxidoreductase encodes MELGISTFVETTPDFQTGKTVSHAQRIREVVEEIILADQVGLDVFGVGEHHREDFAASNPAVVLAAAATQTKNIRLTSAVTVLSSADPVRVFQDFATLDGLSNGRAEIMAGRGSFIESFPLFGYDLDDYEELFEEKLDLLLKLQQSERVTWSGKHRPAIQDVGVYPRPVQDPLPIWIGSGGNRESVVRAGLLGLPLVLAIIGGSPRQFAPLVQLYKQAAVHAGHDPEKLTVASHSHGFVAQETELAADQFFPSTQHVMNTLARERGWGPYTRSTFDAARTLEGALYVGDPDAVAEKVIHLRKNVGITRFMLHVPVGSMPHDQVLKAIELFGKEVAPKVREEVARWEAEQE; translated from the coding sequence ATGGAACTAGGAATTAGTACATTTGTAGAAACAACACCTGATTTTCAAACAGGAAAAACAGTCAGTCACGCACAGCGTATTCGAGAAGTAGTAGAAGAAATTATTTTAGCAGACCAAGTAGGTCTTGATGTATTTGGAGTAGGTGAGCATCACCGGGAAGATTTCGCTGCATCGAATCCAGCGGTCGTATTAGCGGCTGCGGCAACGCAAACAAAGAATATTCGCCTGACGAGTGCAGTGACAGTCCTTTCATCGGCAGATCCTGTTCGTGTATTTCAGGATTTTGCTACATTAGATGGACTATCTAACGGACGTGCAGAGATCATGGCAGGCCGTGGATCATTTATTGAATCATTCCCGCTCTTTGGCTATGACTTAGATGATTATGAAGAATTATTTGAAGAAAAACTAGATTTACTCCTGAAATTACAGCAGTCAGAGCGTGTGACGTGGAGCGGAAAGCATCGTCCAGCCATTCAGGATGTTGGGGTATATCCAAGACCTGTTCAAGATCCACTTCCAATCTGGATTGGCAGCGGGGGGAACCGTGAATCCGTCGTGCGTGCTGGATTATTGGGGTTACCGCTTGTACTCGCGATCATTGGTGGCAGTCCTAGACAGTTCGCACCGCTCGTTCAGCTATACAAGCAAGCGGCTGTACATGCTGGACATGACCCGGAGAAATTAACTGTGGCGTCACATTCGCATGGATTTGTTGCACAAGAAACAGAACTGGCAGCAGATCAATTCTTCCCTTCCACACAGCATGTCATGAATACATTAGCGAGAGAGCGGGGCTGGGGACCTTACACACGTTCTACGTTCGATGCAGCGAGAACATTAGAAGGCGCACTGTATGTGGGAGATCCAGATGCAGTAGCTGAGAAAGTGATTCACCTGCGAAAAAATGTTGGGATCACACGATTTATGCTTCATGTACCAGTTGGTTCAATGCCGCATGATCAAGTGCTAAAAGCCATTGAGTTATTTGGAAAAGAAGTGGCTCCTAAAGTAAGAGAAGAGGTTGCTCGCTGGGAAGCAGAGCAAGAATAA
- a CDS encoding GNAT family N-acetyltransferase, with product MNIRPIQQKDNPYIAAIIRQSLESANLAIEGTAYTDPHLDQLFEYYQSLTHAAYWVAEEHGDIVGGAGIAPFTDGICELQKLYLSPKAQGKGAGKKLMDTALRYASTTYEACYLETRSELTAATGLYQRYGFSLLSEPIEGSEHSAMDAWYLKTFSS from the coding sequence ATGAACATTAGACCCATTCAACAAAAAGACAATCCGTATATTGCGGCCATTATTCGCCAGTCACTAGAATCAGCGAATCTTGCGATTGAAGGTACAGCCTACACAGATCCACACCTTGATCAGCTTTTCGAATACTATCAGTCATTGACTCATGCAGCCTATTGGGTTGCTGAAGAGCATGGTGACATTGTGGGCGGCGCAGGCATTGCCCCTTTTACAGATGGCATATGTGAGTTACAAAAGCTTTATTTAAGTCCAAAGGCACAAGGAAAAGGTGCGGGCAAAAAACTGATGGATACGGCACTGCGATATGCATCTACAACCTACGAAGCCTGTTATTTAGAAACCCGTAGTGAATTAACAGCAGCCACCGGTCTTTATCAACGATATGGCTTTTCTCTTCTTTCTGAGCCGATAGAAGGCTCAGAGCATTCTGCGATGGATGCTTGGTATCTCAAAACCTTCTCATCATGA
- a CDS encoding GNAT family N-acetyltransferase, with the protein MFQFRMAREDELPQVAELLYDSFQDYTFFDLLCERVSKRSAFARQLHLINTKVYFQHQICFVGVENEQIVSAALLKHPHLPEPGIMDYILSGGLKLLFTGSISAIQHVFSILKQAKKACFSLKKPYWYLEALVVAKNQQGKKLGSCMLKQCLFPFIARQGGGLFTLITHSEANRQFYRKNGWVEFDERVLRGKEMFLESWSYKTVIN; encoded by the coding sequence ATGTTTCAATTTAGAATGGCTAGAGAGGATGAACTGCCTCAAGTGGCAGAGTTGTTATATGATTCGTTTCAGGATTATACATTTTTTGATTTGTTATGTGAAAGGGTCTCAAAGCGGTCTGCTTTCGCCCGTCAGCTGCATTTGATCAACACAAAAGTGTATTTTCAGCATCAAATCTGTTTTGTCGGGGTTGAGAACGAGCAAATTGTGTCTGCAGCCCTTTTAAAACACCCGCACCTTCCTGAACCAGGCATCATGGATTATATTTTATCAGGTGGGTTAAAGCTGCTCTTTACAGGCAGCATATCAGCCATTCAGCATGTGTTCAGTATTTTAAAACAGGCAAAAAAAGCGTGTTTTTCCTTAAAGAAACCTTATTGGTATCTAGAAGCGCTTGTCGTCGCAAAAAACCAGCAAGGGAAAAAACTCGGAAGCTGCATGTTAAAACAATGTCTCTTCCCCTTTATCGCTCGACAAGGCGGTGGATTGTTCACGCTGATTACACACAGCGAGGCCAATCGTCAGTTCTACCGGAAAAATGGGTGGGTGGAGTTTGATGAAAGAGTATTGCGCGGAAAGGAAATGTTCTTAGAAAGCTGGAGCTATAAAACTGTGATTAACTAA